The sequence below is a genomic window from Streptomyces sp. NBC_00289.
AACTGGATGCTGATGCGCGGCCCCGCGGCGCGCGTGCTCTTGGGGACGGAGTGCTCCCAGGTCCGCTGGCAGGAGCCGCCCATCACGATCAGGTCGCCGTGTCCGAGCGGGTGCCGGACCGTGTCGCCGCCGCCCGTGGGACGCAGCAGCAGGTCGCGGGGCGCGCCGACGGAGAGGATCGCGACCATCGTGTCCTGGCGCGCGCTCCGCCCGATCCGGTCGCCGTGCCAGGCCACACTGTCGCGGCCGTCCCGGTAGTAGCACAGCCCGGCCGTGGTGAACGGTTCGCCCAGTTCCTCGGCGTAGTGCGCCGACAGCGCTTCGCGTGCCTCCTCCAGTACGGGGTGCGGCAGCGGGTCGTCCGCGCCGTAGAAGGAGAGCAGCCGGGGTACGTCGACGACGTGGTCGTACATCGTGCGGCGCTCCGCCCGCCACGGGACCTCGGCGGCCAGCTGCTCGAACAGCGCGTCGGAGCCGCCGAGCCACCCGGGCAGTACGTCGATCCAGGCGCCGCGGCCGAGGCCGGTCCGGTGCGTCCCGTCGAGGGAGCCGAGCCGCAGCTCGTCGGTCTGGTCGAAGAGGGAGCCCTGGAGGTGCCTGGTCATGACGCCAGCGTACTCCTCATTCGAATGTTTGTTCCATGTCGAATGCGTGAGGCGGGCCGAACTGCCCTCGCCCCGGACCTTTGGATACGTTGGCGTATCGGATACATTCACGTATCGAACGGGAGGACGGCAGATGGTGGTGCACGACTCGGCCCGGCGCGTGACCAGGCGCCGCGTCCACACCCGCGCCAGACTGCTGGACGCCGCGTTCGAGGTGTTCGCGGCCAAGGGCTTCGGCCGCGTCTCGATCGAGGAGGTCTGCGAGGCCGCCGGCTACAGCAGGGGCGCCTTCTACTCCAACTTCGACAGCCTGGACGAGCTGTTCTTCGCCCTCTACCGGGACCGGGCCGAACTGATCGCCCGGCAGGTGGCCGACGCTCTCGCCCTCGACGGTCCCGGACTCGACGTGCCCGCCGCGGTCGACCGGGTCACCGAGGTGCTCCTGCTCGACCTGGACTGGCTCCTGGTCAAGACGGACTTCCTGGTGCACGCGGCCCGGGACGCGGGCGTGGCGCAGACCCTGCTGGAGCACCGGGAAAAGCTGCGACAGGCGATCGCGGACCGGCTCGCCCGGGCCCGTGGCCACACCGAACTGCCCGCCGTCCTCGGCGACGTCGACGGCGCCGCCCGCGCCGTGGTCGCCGCGTACGACGGGGTCACCACCCAACTGCTGCTGGACAAGGACGTCGAGCACGCTCGCGCCTGGCTCGGTCAGCTGCTCACCGCGCTGCTGACCGACGGCAGTGGCAACCCCGGATGAAGAAGGGAACGGTCGCCATGGATGCGGACGTCATCGTCGTCGGAGCCGGCCTCGCGGGTCTGGTCGCCGCACACGAACTGACCAGCCGCGGCCGGAAGGTCGCACTGGTGGACCAGGAGAACGCCGCCAACCTCGGCGGACAGGCGTTCTGGTCCTTCGGCGGACTGTTCCTCGTCGACACCCCGGAACAGCGCCGCCTCGGCATCAAGGACTCCTTCGACCTGGCCTGGAACGACTGGCGGGGCAGCGCCCAGTTCGACCGGGTCGACGACGAGGACGCGTGGGCGGTGCGCTGGGCACGCGCCTACGTCGAGTTCGCGGCGGGGGAGAAGCGCTCCTGGCTCAGCGGGCACGGCATTTCCTTCCTGCCCACGGTCGGCTGGGCCGAGCGCGGCGACCTGCGGGCGCACGGACACGGCAACTCCGTACCCCGCTTCCATGTTGCCTGGGGCACCGGCACGGGTGTCGTGGAGCCGTTCGTCGGCTACGCCCAGCAGGCCGCGCGCGACGGACTGCTCACCTTCCACCACCGCCACCAGGTCGACGAACTCGTCGTCGAGGGCGGCGTGGCCCGCGGGGTGCGCGGCACCCTGCTGGCCGAGGACGGCTCGGCACGGGGCGTCTCCTCCAACCGCGACCGCGTCGGCGACTTCGAGCTCACCGCTCAGGCCGTCGTCGTCACCACCGGCGGCATCGGCGCCAACCACGACATCGTCCGCCGCTACTGGCCCGAGCGGCTGGGCACCGCGCCCGCCGAGATGGTCACCGGCGTCCCGGCGTACGTCGACGGGCGGATGCTGGACATCAGCGCGGACGCCGGCGTGCGGCTGGTCAACCGCGACCGCATGTGGCACTACACCGAGGGCCTGCAGAACTGGGACCCGATCTGGCCCGGCCACGGCATCCGCATCCTGCCCGGCCCGTCCTCGCTGTGGTTCGACGCCCTGGGCCGCCGGCTGCCCGACCCCTGCCTGCCCGGCTACGACACGCTGGGCACCCTGAAGCACCTGCGCACCACCGAGGACATCGCCGGCCACGACCACTCGTGGTTCATCCTCACCCAGAAGATCATCGAGAAGGAGTTCGCCCTGTCGGGCTCCGAGCAGAACCCGGACATCACCGCCAAGGACCGCGCGGGATTCCTCAAGGAGCGGGTGCTCGGCAAGGGCGCGCCGGGACCGGTCGACGCGTTCCTGCGCAAGGGCGCGGACTTCGTGACCGCCCCCGACCTGGAGCAACTCGTCGAGAAGATGAACGGGTTGACGGACAAGCCGCTGCTCGACGCGGCCGAGGTGCGGCGCCAGATAGAGGCCCGCGACCTGCAGATCGCCAACGCCTACAGCAAGGACTCGCAGGTCCAGGGCATCCGCAACGCCCGCCGCTACATCGGCGACCGCCTCGGCCGGGTCGCCACCCCGCACCGCATCCTCGACCCGGCGGCCGGCCCGCTGATCGGCGTCAAGCTGCACGTCCTCACCCGCAAGACGCTCGGCGGCATCCAGACCGACCTGGACTCCCGCGCCCTGGGCGCCGACGGGCACCCCGTCGAGGGCCTGTACGCGGCCGGCGAGGTGGCCGGCTTCGGTGGCGGCGGCGTCCACGGCTACAACGCGCTCGAGGGCACCTTCCTCGGCGGCTGCCTCTTCTCCGGCCGGGCGGCCGGCCGGGCCGCGGCCCGGCAGATCGCCTGACCGTGCCGGGCGGTCCGTCTCCTCACGCCCGCAGGAGACGGGCCAGCACCGACGCGTGACTCCGCTCGGGCGTCTTGACGGAGGTCAGCAGCGTCACGGCCCCCTCGTCGGTCAACGCGCGCAGCCGGTCCAGGGGTTCGGCCGCCTCGGGGGCGGCCAACTCCGCCTCGTAGCGGCGGGCGAACTCCTCGTAGGACCCCTCGCCCGTGTGGTACCAGCGGCGCAACTCGGCCGACGGCGTGAGGGCCTTGGGCCACTCGTCGACACGCGCCGCGTCCTTCGCCAGGCCGCGTGGCCACAGCCGGTCGACCAGGACGCGCACCCCGTCGTCCGGCTCGGGCGGTTCGTAGACGCGACGCACGCGCACGTTCACGGGCGGGGCCTTTCTGCGAGGACCGGCGGTGTGCCGGGAGCGTACTGCCGGGGCCGGGAGAGGGCGGCGCACGGCGGACGACGCGACGCGACTTGACCTGTTCGAGGGGGATTTCGAGCCGGTCGGCCCCTACGCTGAGGCGGTTGTCCACCCCCCATACCCAGGAGCGCATGTGACCCAGGCCCGCAGACGTACCGCAGTCCTCCGCCGTGAGGCTGTGATCGTCACCGTCCCCGTCGCCCTGGCGGCGCTGCTCGCGGCCGCCGGACCCGCCGCGGCGGGCACCATCGGCACCTCCGGCGTCGGTGACCCGTACTTCCCGCTCGCCGGCAACGGCGGCTACCACGTCGAGCACTACGGCCTGACCCTCGACTACGACCCGGCGAGCAGGCACCTCGACGGCAAGGCGGTCCTCACCGCCCGCGCCACCCGGAAACTGACGCGCTTCGACCTCGACTTCAAGGGCCTGAAGATCACCGGGCTCAAGGTCGGCCGGACCGTCGCCGAGTACCGGCGTTCGGGCCAGGAACTCGTCGTCACCCCGCGCCACACCCTGCACAAGGGCCAGGTCTTCAAGGTCACCGTCACGTACAAGGGCACGCCCAAGCCGGTCACCGACCCGGACGGCTCGCTCGACGGCTGGATCCCCACCGACGACGGAGCCTTCGTCGCCGGTGAACCGCAGGGCGCGATGACCTGGTTCCCGGCGAACAACCACCCGCTGGACAAGTCGTCGTACGACTTCACCCTCACCGTCCCCAAGGGACGCACCGCGGTCGCCAACGGCGTCTACCTCGGGTCGAGGACCGCGCACGGTGAGACGACGTTCCGCTGGCGCCAGCGGGAACCCATGGCCGCCTACCTGGCCACGGCGACCGTCGGGAAGTTCAAGGTCGAGCGGTACACCACGGCCGACGGCGTCCAGGTCTACAACGCCGTCGACCCGCGGGAGGCGGCTGCCGCCGCCCCCGTGCTGAAGAAGCTGCCCTCCGTCCTGAAGTGGGAGAGCAGGATCTTCGGGCCCTACCCGTTCCGCGCCGCCGGCTCGATCGTGGACCGGGCCCCGGACGTCGGGTACGCGCTGGAGACCCAGACGCGTCCCGTCTACGACTCGGCGCCCGACCTGAGCACCCTCGTCCACGAGAGCGCCCACCAGTGGTTCGGCGACTCCGTCTCGCTCACCTCCTGGAAGGACATCTGGCTCAACGAGGGCTTCGCGACCTACGCCGAGTGGCTCTACAGCGAGCAGCACGGCGGCGACAGCGCGCAGAAGTCCTTCGACGCGCTCTACGCGCGTCCGGCCGCCGACGACCTGTGGGCGTTCCCGCCCGGCGACCCCGGCAGCGGCGCGAACATCTTCGGCACCCCGGTCTACGCGCGCGGCGCGATGGCCCTGCACGAGCTGCGCACGGCCGTCGGCGACCAGGTGTTCTACCGCATCCTGCGCTCCTGGGCGACCGCCCACCGGGGCGGCCACGGGACGACCGCGCAGTTCGTGCGCCTCGCCGAACGCGAGTCGGGCCAGGACCTCGACAGCCTGTTCCAGACCTGGCTGTACTCTGCGGGGAAGCCGAACACCCCGTGAGAACCTGACGAGTTCCTCACATGCGTCGGTCAAGGTCGACTCATGATCACACGCACACCCCGCGTCGCGCTGCTCGCCGCGTCCCTGCTCCTCACGGGATGCGGCGGTGGCGCCGCGGCCGTCCCGGGCCCGGCGGCGGACTCCACCGCCCCGGTCCGGGCGAGTACGCCCGCGGCCACGCCCGAGGCGTCGGTCGAAGCGGCCCCGAGGCAACTGCCCGGCCTGGGACCCGACACCCTCGCGAAGGTGCCCTCCCGCTCCCGCCAGGCCGTCGTGGTGACCGGCCGCGGCAAGAACTCCCCGCTCTCCACCGTCGTCCTGTACGAGCGCACCGCGGCGGGCTGGCAGGCCGGGCCGAAGTGGCCCGCGCACAACGCCCTGAAGGGCTGGAGCGCCCGGCATCTCGCCGGCGACCTGCGCACCCCCATCGGCGTCTACACCCTCACCGACGCCGGGGGGCTGCTCCGCGATCCCGGGACCCGGCTGACGTACGACCGCGGGCCCGCCTTCACCTCACCCGGCACCGGCTTCGAGGGCGAGCCCCTGGCCGGTTCCTTCGACTACGTGATCGCCATCAACTACAACCGGCGGCCCGGTACGACGCCCCTCGACTGGACCCGCCCCCTCGGCGCGGGGCGCGGCGGCGGCATATGGTTCCACGTCGACCACGGCGGCCCCACGCACGGTTGCGTGGCCGTCGCCCAGGACCACATGAGGGAACTGCTGCTGGCGCTGGACCCGGGCCGGCATCCCGTCGTGGTCATGGGGGACGCCACGTCCCTCTCGCGGTGAGCGCCTAGGATCCGCGGAGTGTGCGCATACGTGCTGGTCGCCGAGGACGACGAGATGCAGGCCGAGTTGATCCGGCGGTCCCTGCTGGCAGAGGGGCACACCGTGACCGTGGTCCACGACGGGCGGGCCGCGCTGGACGAGGTCCGGCGGTCGCGGCCGGACCTGGTCGTGCTCGACCTGATGCTGCCGGTGATCGACGGCTTCGGGGTGTGCCGCGTGCTGCGCCGGGACGGCGACACCCCCGTCCTGATGCTCACCGCCCGCGGCGCCGAGGACGACGTCCTGCTGGGCCTGGAACTCGGCGCGGACGACTACATGACCAAGCCGTACAGCCCGCGTGAGCTGATGGCCCGTATCCGTACCGTCCTGCGGCGCAGCGGGCGGGCCACCGCCGACCGCCCGGACGATCCCGTCGTACGCGCGGCCGGGCTCGCCGTCGACCCCGAACGGCACGAAGTGCGGTGCGACGGGCGGCCGGTGGAGTGCACCCCCGCCGAGTTCGAGATCCTGCTCGCCATGACCGCCGAACCCGAACGGGTCTTCTCACGGCGGCAGTTGCTGGAGTGCACCCGCGGCACCGACCGGGCCTCCACCGAACGGGCCGTCGACGTCCACATCATGAACCTGCGCCGCAAGATCGAGCCGGACCCGCGCAGACCGGCCCGGCTGCTGACCGTGTTCGGCGTCGGCTACAAGCTCAGTGGCGGCCGCGCGTGAGCCGCCGGGGCGTGCCGCTGCGCAAGAGCCTGCTGGTGCGGCTGCTGATCGCCTCGGCCCTGATCGCCGTGTGCTCGGTGGCGGCGACGGCCTGGCTGGCGGTGGAGACCACCACCCGTGCCCTGCGGGAGGAGCAGGTGCAGGTCCTCGCCGACGACATGGACGTGCTCGCCCGGCTGAGCGGCTACGCCGCGACGCACGGGGACTGGAAGGGGGTCGAGCGGACCGTGCGGGCGCTGTCCGCGAAGACCGGCCGGCGCATCGCCCTCACCACGGTCGACCGGACGCTGGTCGCCGACTCCGCCCCGCGCGGCACGTCCCTGCCGCAGCGTGCCTCCGCCACCGTCGACCCGCTGCGCACCGACACCTACACCGAGCGCGGGGCCCAGCGCAGCGGCATCGA
It includes:
- a CDS encoding DUF488 domain-containing protein yields the protein MNVRVRRVYEPPEPDDGVRVLVDRLWPRGLAKDAARVDEWPKALTPSAELRRWYHTGEGSYEEFARRYEAELAAPEAAEPLDRLRALTDEGAVTLLTSVKTPERSHASVLARLLRA
- a CDS encoding alpha-ketoglutarate-dependent dioxygenase AlkB, with translation MTRHLQGSLFDQTDELRLGSLDGTHRTGLGRGAWIDVLPGWLGGSDALFEQLAAEVPWRAERRTMYDHVVDVPRLLSFYGADDPLPHPVLEEAREALSAHYAEELGEPFTTAGLCYYRDGRDSVAWHGDRIGRSARQDTMVAILSVGAPRDLLLRPTGGGDTVRHPLGHGDLIVMGGSCQRTWEHSVPKSTRAAGPRISIQFRPHGVR
- a CDS encoding FAD-binding dehydrogenase produces the protein MDADVIVVGAGLAGLVAAHELTSRGRKVALVDQENAANLGGQAFWSFGGLFLVDTPEQRRLGIKDSFDLAWNDWRGSAQFDRVDDEDAWAVRWARAYVEFAAGEKRSWLSGHGISFLPTVGWAERGDLRAHGHGNSVPRFHVAWGTGTGVVEPFVGYAQQAARDGLLTFHHRHQVDELVVEGGVARGVRGTLLAEDGSARGVSSNRDRVGDFELTAQAVVVTTGGIGANHDIVRRYWPERLGTAPAEMVTGVPAYVDGRMLDISADAGVRLVNRDRMWHYTEGLQNWDPIWPGHGIRILPGPSSLWFDALGRRLPDPCLPGYDTLGTLKHLRTTEDIAGHDHSWFILTQKIIEKEFALSGSEQNPDITAKDRAGFLKERVLGKGAPGPVDAFLRKGADFVTAPDLEQLVEKMNGLTDKPLLDAAEVRRQIEARDLQIANAYSKDSQVQGIRNARRYIGDRLGRVATPHRILDPAAGPLIGVKLHVLTRKTLGGIQTDLDSRALGADGHPVEGLYAAGEVAGFGGGGVHGYNALEGTFLGGCLFSGRAAGRAAARQIA
- a CDS encoding M1 family metallopeptidase, producing the protein MTQARRRTAVLRREAVIVTVPVALAALLAAAGPAAAGTIGTSGVGDPYFPLAGNGGYHVEHYGLTLDYDPASRHLDGKAVLTARATRKLTRFDLDFKGLKITGLKVGRTVAEYRRSGQELVVTPRHTLHKGQVFKVTVTYKGTPKPVTDPDGSLDGWIPTDDGAFVAGEPQGAMTWFPANNHPLDKSSYDFTLTVPKGRTAVANGVYLGSRTAHGETTFRWRQREPMAAYLATATVGKFKVERYTTADGVQVYNAVDPREAAAAAPVLKKLPSVLKWESRIFGPYPFRAAGSIVDRAPDVGYALETQTRPVYDSAPDLSTLVHESAHQWFGDSVSLTSWKDIWLNEGFATYAEWLYSEQHGGDSAQKSFDALYARPAADDLWAFPPGDPGSGANIFGTPVYARGAMALHELRTAVGDQVFYRILRSWATAHRGGHGTTAQFVRLAERESGQDLDSLFQTWLYSAGKPNTP
- a CDS encoding TetR/AcrR family transcriptional regulator: MVVHDSARRVTRRRVHTRARLLDAAFEVFAAKGFGRVSIEEVCEAAGYSRGAFYSNFDSLDELFFALYRDRAELIARQVADALALDGPGLDVPAAVDRVTEVLLLDLDWLLVKTDFLVHAARDAGVAQTLLEHREKLRQAIADRLARARGHTELPAVLGDVDGAARAVVAAYDGVTTQLLLDKDVEHARAWLGQLLTALLTDGSGNPG
- a CDS encoding L,D-transpeptidase family protein; the encoded protein is MITRTPRVALLAASLLLTGCGGGAAAVPGPAADSTAPVRASTPAATPEASVEAAPRQLPGLGPDTLAKVPSRSRQAVVVTGRGKNSPLSTVVLYERTAAGWQAGPKWPAHNALKGWSARHLAGDLRTPIGVYTLTDAGGLLRDPGTRLTYDRGPAFTSPGTGFEGEPLAGSFDYVIAINYNRRPGTTPLDWTRPLGAGRGGGIWFHVDHGGPTHGCVAVAQDHMRELLLALDPGRHPVVVMGDATSLSR
- a CDS encoding response regulator transcription factor, which produces MCAYVLVAEDDEMQAELIRRSLLAEGHTVTVVHDGRAALDEVRRSRPDLVVLDLMLPVIDGFGVCRVLRRDGDTPVLMLTARGAEDDVLLGLELGADDYMTKPYSPRELMARIRTVLRRSGRATADRPDDPVVRAAGLAVDPERHEVRCDGRPVECTPAEFEILLAMTAEPERVFSRRQLLECTRGTDRASTERAVDVHIMNLRRKIEPDPRRPARLLTVFGVGYKLSGGRA